A segment of the Alistipes communis genome:
CTTCGGTGAAGCGCACGTAGTCGGGGTTGTCGACGATGGCGATCCCCTTGTATTCGGCCGCCTCGACCAGGCCGTTGATGCCGATGGTGAGGTACTGGCGCGACAGGTTGATGTAGCCCGCGTCGAAGAGCGGAAGCATTCCCTTGCGTTGCAGCTCTTTGAGGTTCTCGTTGTAGGCCAGCTGCACCTTGTGCGTAAGGTCGACCACCTCTTCGAGGAACGACAGGTAGGGAATGCCCTGCCGCTCGGCGTACTGGATACAGCGGTTGAGGTTGATCGTCAGCACGCTCTTCGAACCGGTCGAGACACCGCCCGCTCCCAGCGTGTAGCTGAATCCGTTGTCCTGGATCTCGTTGCGCAGGCGGCAGCACGACGACAGCGAGTCGGCGTTGTCGCTCATGTAGGTGAAGAACGAATGTCCTTCGGCGTACATCTGGGCCGTGAAGTCGCCCCACTCGGCGTCCATCACGTCGCCGTCGCGGGTCAGCAGCGCCATCGTCTCGACGGGGAAGGTGAGCACGGTTTTGAGCCGTTCGGCGTTGAACCACTTCATGAAGCGTTTCTGCAACCACGACAGCCCCTCCCAGTCGGGGCGCGACCCGTCGGGGAAACGGAACTCGCCGAAGAGCGATTCGAAGTAGTAGCGGTCGTAGTAGGCGATATTCCAGAAGACGGCCTGGAAGTTGCGTGCGCCGGTGGGCTGGTTGATCGAGTAGACCACCTGTTCGAAGCAGTCGGTGATGACCTTGTCGATCGTGCGGCGGTGGCGCGAGAGGTCGACCACCTCGTCGGCGCGCCGGTAGTAGTCCTCGCCGAACTCCTGCGCGATGAAGTAGTTCATGTACATCAGGAATTCGGGGGTGGCGCAGGCGCCCGAGAGCATCGACGAGACGATGAAGACCATGTTGACGAAGCCGCCGCAGAAGGATTTGAGATTGGTCGGCCGCGTCGAGTTGCCGCCGATCGAGGTCGTGCCGCTCAGCAGCCACGGATACATCGTGATCGAGGCGCAGTAGTTGGCCAGCGACGTCTCGTCGTTCTTGTAGATGAAATGGCGGTCGAGCAGTTCGAGGTAACGGTCGGAGACTTCTTTGCCGTACATCTCCTTCAACCGGTCGGTCAGCAGGCGGCGGTTGAGACGGATGAAGTTCTGCTTGGGCAGCTCGCCGATGAGCGTGGCGATATTCTTGTTCTCGACGTTGGCGTTGGCGTCGTATTTCGAGCCGGTGGCGGGGTTCTTGGCCTCGCAGTAGTTCATCAGGAATTGCAGCTTGTCGCGCACTTCGCGGTCTTCGGTATGTTCCTGCCGGTAGATGATGTAGGCTTTGGCCACCTTGTAGTAGCGTTCGGCCATCAGCGCCGTCTCGACCTGGTTCTGAATCTGTTCGACGGTCGTGCCGTCCGCGACGCGGATGCGTCCCAGAATCTGGGTGAGCATCTCGTCGGTGGCGAAACT
Coding sequences within it:
- the nrdD gene encoding anaerobic ribonucleoside-triphosphate reductase, whose protein sequence is MSSSEIFITKRDGKRERFSIDKIRAAIAKAFLSVGSFATDEMLTQILGRIRVADGTTVEQIQNQVETALMAERYYKVAKAYIIYRQEHTEDREVRDKLQFLMNYCEAKNPATGSKYDANANVENKNIATLIGELPKQNFIRLNRRLLTDRLKEMYGKEVSDRYLELLDRHFIYKNDETSLANYCASITMYPWLLSGTTSIGGNSTRPTNLKSFCGGFVNMVFIVSSMLSGACATPEFLMYMNYFIAQEFGEDYYRRADEVVDLSRHRRTIDKVITDCFEQVVYSINQPTGARNFQAVFWNIAYYDRYYFESLFGEFRFPDGSRPDWEGLSWLQKRFMKWFNAERLKTVLTFPVETMALLTRDGDVMDAEWGDFTAQMYAEGHSFFTYMSDNADSLSSCCRLRNEIQDNGFSYTLGAGGVSTGSKSVLTINLNRCIQYAERQGIPYLSFLEEVVDLTHKVQLAYNENLKELQRKGMLPLFDAGYINLSRQYLTIGINGLVEAAEYKGIAIVDNPDYVRFTEEILGLIERYNHKYRSKEVMFNCEMIPAENVGVKHAKWDREDGYKVPRDCYNSYFYVVEDTTLNIADKFRLHGAQYIAHLTGGSALHMNLEEHLSQPQYRHLLRVAAQEGCNYFTFNIPNTVCNDCGHIDKRYLKECPRCHSTNLDYLTRVIGYMKRISNFSQARQQEAARRYYNRPERIEGGVEERSVAAPRRDE